Below is a window of Mycolicibacterium rhodesiae NBB3 DNA.
TTGACCCGCCTGGTCGGCGGGCCGTCGCACCGACTGGACTTAGTGGGAGCCGCGCCGGGCGAGCGAAGCGACGGGAGATAGGGATGTACATAGAACTGACCCCGGAACAGCGGCAGCTGCAAGCCGAACTGCGGCAGTACTTTTCGAATCTCATCTCCTCCGAGGAATACAAGGAGATGGAGAGCGACCGCCACGGCAAGGCTTACCGTGCGGTGATCAAGCGGATGGGTTCCGACGGCAAACTCGGCGTCGGCTGGCCCAAGGAGTTCGGCGGCCTTGGCTTCGGACCCATCGAGCAGTCGATCTTCGTCAACGAGGCACACCGCGCCGACGTGCCGCTGCCCGCGGTCACCCTGCAGACCGTGGGGCCGACGCTGCAGCAGTACGGCACCGAGTTGCAGAAGAAGAAGTTTCTGCCCGGGATCCTCGCCGGCGAAATACATTTCGCGATCGGATACACCGAGCCGGAGGCAGGTACCGACCTCGCATCGCTGCGCACGACCGCGATCAAGCAGGGCGACGAATACATCGTCAACGGCCAGAAGGTGTTCACCACCGGCGGCCACGACGCCGACTACGTCTGGCTGGCCTGCCGCACCGATCCGGAAGCCGCGAAGCACAAAGGCATCTCGATGCTGATCGTCGACACCAAGGATCCCGGTTACTCGTGGACGCCCATGATCCTGTCCGACGGTGCGCACCACACGAATGCGACCTACTACAACGATGTTCGGGTGCCCGCCGAGATGCTGGTCGGTGAGGAGAACGGCGGCTGGCGTCTGATCACCACGCAGTTGAACAACGAACGCGTGATGCTCGGTCCCGCAGGCCGATTCGCCTCGCTGTACGACCGGGTCCACACCTGGGCCTCCAAGCCCGGTTCCAACGGCGACACCCCACTCGACCACGACGATGTCAAGCGGTCGCTGGGTGAACTCAAGGCCATGTGGCGGATCAACGAATTGCTGAACTGGCAGGTCGCCGCATCCGGCGAGACCATCGATGTCGCCGACGCCGCAGCCACCAAGGTATTCGGCACCGAGCGCATCCAGTACGCAGGCCGCCTCGCCGAGGAGATCGTCGGCAAGTACGGCAACCCGGCAGATGCCGACACCGCCGAACTTCTCGAATGGCTCGACTCGCAGACGAAACGCAATCTGGTGATCACGTTCGGCGGAGGTGTCAACGAGGTGATGCGGGAGATGATCGCTGCGGCGGGACTGAAGGTGCCGAGGGTTCCCAGGTGAGCGTCTCCGACATTCAAGCTGCGGCCGAAAAGGTCAAGGCAGAAGGTAAGAGCAAGCCTCGCACCGGGCGTCACCCGGTCAACCAGCCGATGATCGACCACTGGCTCGATGCGATGGGCGACCAGAACCCGATCTACGTCGACGACGCGGCCGCCAAGGCGGCAGGTCATCCCGGCACCGTCGCACCGCCCGCGATGATCCAGGTCTGGACCATGATGGGGCTTGGCGGCAACCGGCCCGACGACGATCCGCTTGGCAAGATCCTGGGCCTGTTCGACGACGCGGGCTACATCGGCGTCGTCGCGACGAACTGCGAGCAGACCTACCACCGCTACCTGCGCCCCGGCGAGGAGGTCAGCGTCTCGGCCGAGCTTACCGACGTCGTCGGCCCCAAGCGCACCGCGCTGGGCGAGGGTTTCTTCATCACACAGAAGATCTCGTGGACAGTCGGTGATGACGTAGAAGAGCCTGTCGCCGAAATGATGTGGCGCATCATGAAATTCCGGCCTGCCGAGCAGGATGCGGCCAGTGCCGCGGCGTCGGTGCCCGACGACCTCGACGCGGATCAGATGATGCGACCGGCGTCCTCGCGCGACACGAAGTTCTTCTGGGACGGTGTCAACGCGCATGAACTGCGCATCCAGAAGCGCGGTGACGGCAGTCTGCAGCATCCGCCGGTGCCGGCGCTATGGCAAGCCGCCGATCATGTACCTGACACCCCGACCGACTATGTCGTGGCCTCCGGCAAGGGCACGGTGTTCAGCTTCGTGGTGCACCACGCCCCGAAGGTGCCCGGCCGCACCCTCCCCTTCGTCATCGCGCTCGTCGAACTCGAGGAGGGTGTGCGGATGCTCGGCGAGCTGCGCAATGTCGACCCGTCGACCGTGAAGATCGGAATGCCCGTCCGCGCAATGTATATCGACTTCCCCGAAGGGGACTCGGGGCCGGCCTGGACCAACTACGCATGGGAGCCCGCAGAGTGAGCGCACCTGGGTCTGATGTCGCCGCCGGAGCGGCTCCGGAAATCGAGGTGGGCACCAAGCTGCCCGAGCTGTCGCTGTACGGCGACCCGACGTTCATCGTGTCGACGGCGATCGCCACGCGTGACTACCAGGATGTCCACCACGACCGGGACAAGGCGCAGGCCAAGGGCTCCAAGGACATCTTTGTGAACATCCTCACCGACACCGGCCTCGTCCAGCGCTACATCACCGACTGGGCTGGGCCCAACGCGATCATCAAGACGATCGGGCTGCGACTCGGCGTGCCGTGGTACGCCTACGACACCGTCACCTTCTCCGGTGAGGTCACTGCCGTCGAAGACGGTGTGGTCTCACTCAAGGTGACCGGCAGCAACAGCCTCGGCGATCATGTGATCGCCACCGCGACACTGAGTTTCGGAGGGAATGCCTGATGCCGGGTCCGTTGTCCGGTAAGGCGGCGATCGTCGGGATCGGCGCCACCGACTTCTCCAAGAACTCCGGTCGTAGCGAACTTCGGCTGGCGTCCGAAGCCGTGCTGGATGCGCTGGAGGACGCGGGTCTGACACCGGCCGACGTCGACGGCATGGTCACCTTCACCATGGACTCCAACACCGAGGTGTCGATCGCGCGCGCGACCGGCATCGGGGAGCTGAAGTTCTTCTCCAAGATCCACCACGGCGGCGGCGCGGCCTGCGCCACGGTTCAGCAGGCGGCGATCGCGGTGGCTACCGGTGTCGCGGATTGCGTTGTGGCATACCGGGCTTTCAACGAACGGTCGGGTATGCGATTCGGCCAGGTGCAGATGCGCCTCGTCGAGAACGCCGACAGCACCGGCGTGGACAACTCGTTCTCATATCCGCACGGCCTGTCGACCCCGGCCGCGCAGGTGGCGATGATCGCGCAGCGCTACATGCACTACTCCGGGGCGACGAGCAAGGACTTCGGCGCCGTATCGGTGGCCGACCGCAAGCACGCTGCCAAGAACCCGAAGGCCTACTTCTACGAGAAGCCGATCACGATCGAGGATCATCAGAACTCGCGGTGGATCGCTGAGCCGCTGCGGTTGCTCGACTGCTGTCAGGAGACCGATGGTGGTGTGGCGCTGGTGATCACGTCCGCCGAACGGGCCAAAGACCTCAAGCACCGCCCGGCCGTGATCGAGGCGGCGTCGCAGGGCTCCAGCCCCGACCAGTACTCGATGACCAGCTACTACCGATCGGAGCTTGGCCTACCGGAGATGGGCCTGGTCGGTCGGCAGCTCTGGGAGCAGTCGGGTCTGAAGCCCACCGACATCCAGACCGCGATCCTCTACGACCACTTCACGCCGTTCACCCTGATCCAGTTGGAGGAGTTGGGGTTCTGCGCGCCGGGTGAGGCGAAGGACTACATCGCCGACGGCGCGATCGAGATCGGCGGCCGGCTGCCGATCAACACCCACGGCGGTCAGCTCGGCGAGGCGTACATCCACGGCATGAACGGCATCGCCGAAGGTGTCCGGCAGTTGCGCGGAACCTCGGTGAACCCGGTGCCTGACGTGGAGCACGTGCTCGTCACAGCGGGGACCGGGGTGCCGACGTCGGGACTGATCCTCGGCTGATCCGGCGACGTGTCAGGCCGGAACGAACTCCACACCTGCGAGTGCCACGGCGTTGTCGCGTTCGGGTGCGGTGACGACGGCGGCGAAGCCGTCGCCCTCTTTCCAGATGCTCGCTTTCAAAGTCTCACCGGGGAACACAACGCCCGCGAACCGGGCGCCGTAGCTGCCCAGCCGGGCGGTATCGCCGTCCAGCAGGGCATCGACCATCGCCTTGCAGGTCATGCCGTAGGTGCACAAGCCGTGCAGGATGGGCCTCGGAAATCCTGCGGCGGCGGCGAACTCGGGATCGGAATGCAGCGGGTTGCGGTCACCGCACATGCGGTACAGCAGCGCCTGCTGCGGCGACGTGGCGATGGACAGCTCGAAATCCGGATCACGCTGGGGCGGCTCCGAGGACGTCGAGGGGCCGCGTTCGCCGCCGAAGCCGCCCTCGCCGCGCGCGAAGATCGACCGCTTCTGCTTCCACAGGACCGTGCCGTCCGGCGCGGAAACCGTGGTCTCCGACCAGATCACCGCGGCCTTGCCCTTGTCCCAGATATCGGTGAAGCGGGTGACCGCGATTCCAGTGCCCGACGGCGGGATCGGTCCCGGCGCCGAAACCGCCTCGCTGGCGTGCAGCACCCGCGACAGCTCGATGTCGATGCCGGGGAACTTCACCGCTGGGGGCTTGGTGTCGTGAAACGTTGCCGCGACATTCCCGAAGGTCGGAAGCACCTGTGGGGTGTCGTCGGTCAGATAACGCAACTCACGCGGGTCCATCGGATCGGAGCCTGCGCCTAGTCCGAGATGGTAGAGCTGGATATCGCTACTGCTCCACGAGAATTCGTTGGGCGGAAGCTCTGCGCCGAGCGCCTCGTCGAGATTGATGGGCATTAGTTCTTCCCCGCTATGTGCAGTGCTGCCAGGTATCCGAACGTCATGGCGGGGCCAATCGTCCCGCCAGGTCCCGGATAGGTGTGTCCCATGACCGGTGAGCTGACGTTACCCGCCGCGTAGAGCCCCTCGATGATCGATCCGTCGTCGCGCAGCGCGCGTCCGTGGACATCGGTCCGGACGCCACCCTTGGTGCCCAGGTCGCCGGGCACCATCTTCGCCGCGTAGAACGGCGCCTGCTTTATCTCGCCGAGGTTGGGATTCGGCTTGTTCGTCGGATCGCCGTAGTAGCGGTCGTATGCGCTCTCGCCGCGTTTGAAGTCCTCGTCCTTACCGGACCGCGCGAAACCGTTGAAGCGCTCGATCGTCGCGGTCAGCGCGTCGACGGACAGCCCGGTCTTCTCCGCCAGTTCCGCGATGGTGTCGGCCTTGACGATGACGCCGGATTCGATCCACTTCTTCGGGATCCGCTGTCCGGGTTGCAATCCCGCGAAGATGTAGCGGTCGCGGTAGGTCTGGTCGAAGACCAGCCACGCCGGGATGTTCTCGCCCGGACCCGGCCCCTGGCCGTACTGGCCGCCGTACATGTGGTGGCAGGCCTCGACGTACGGCATCGACTCGTTCATGAACCTCTTGGCGGCCATGTTCACGATGATCGAGCCGGGGGAGTTGCGTTCGGAGAGCGCGAACCACGGCGCGTCCACCAACGGAACCGTCGGCCCCCACCAGGCGTCCTCCATGATCTCCAGCGCAGCGCCCAGCTTCTCGGCGGCCAAGATCCCGTCGCCGGTATTGGCCTTGGCGCCGACCGTCCACTCGGTGGTGATCGGGGCGCGCTGATACTTCACCCGCATCTGCTCGTTGTGTTCGAAACCGCCCGACCCGAGGATCACGGCACGGCGGGCCCGAATGAGTTGCGGCTCAGCCTCGGCGGAATCGCGGGCATCGACAACATAGATGCCGCGCACGACACCGTCCTCGACGTACAGGTCGGTGAGCGCGGTGTTCAGCTGGACCGGGACGCCCGCCTTCTGCAGCCCGATGCGCAGCGGCGCGATCAGGGCGCGGCCCATGCCGACGAGGTTCTTGCGGGTGGCGTTGGCCCACACCGAGCGCACGCCGACCTTGATGCTGCGCAGGACACCGCGCGGGTGGCGCTTGAGCTGGTTGAGCCGCACGTAGTCCTGCTGCATCACCACCATGTTCAGCGGCACCTTGCCGTACGGCGGTTCGAGGCCCTTCTCGTCGGGGCCCAGCTTGCGGGCGTTGAACGGCTTCGGCTCTATCGACCGTCCCGCAGGCCGGCCACCCGGCGTCTCGGGGTAGTAGTCGGAGTAGCCGGGCACCCAGCACATCTTCAGCGGTGAGTTCTTCAGCACGAACGACAACATCTCCGGTCCGCGCTGAAGATAGGTGTCGATCTTCTCCGCGGGCACCACATCACCGATGATCGTGTGCAGGTACGTGCGCGCTGCTTCGGCGGTATCAGAGACGCCGTCGCGCTTGAGGACCTCGTTGTTCGGAATCCACACACCGCCACCTGACCGCGCAGTGGAACCGCCGTAGTGCGGAGCCTTCTCGACGACTACTGTGGAAAGTCCCTGGTGGGCGGCGGTGAGGGCGGCAACCATGCCGGCGGCGCCGCTTCCCACCACGACGACGTCATACTCCTGACCAGTCATGTAGAACACGTTATAGAATTGCCCGGCCGCAGGACAACTGCGCCGGTCGAACAAACGAGGGGACTTCGCAAAAATGCTGCCCGTTGAGGTGCGCGAACAGCTCGCAGCCGACCTGGCCCAGGCGGAGCGCAGCCGCGTGCCCATCACCCCGCTGACCGACGCCCAGCCCGATATCGACGTCGTGGACGCCTACGAGATCCAGCTGATCAACATCCGTCAGCGGGTGGCCGAGGGCGCGCGGGTGATCGGGCACAAGGTCGGCCTCTCGTCAGAAGCCATGCAGAAGATGATGAACGTCGACGAGCCCGACTACGGGCACCTGCTCGACGAAATGCAGGTCTACGAAGACAAACCGGTCAAGTCGGACCGGTTTCTGTACCCGCGGGTGGAGGTCGAGGTCGGGTTCATCCTCGCCGACGACCTGCCCGGCGCCGGTTGCACCGAGGACGACGTCCTCGCGGCGACCGCCGCGTTCGCCCCGGCGATCGAGCTCATCGACACTCGCATCACCGACTGGAAGATCAAGCTCTGCGACACGATCGCCGACAACGCGTCGTCGGCGGGCTGGGTGCTGGGCGAAGCCCGGGTGTCGCCCAAGGACGTGGATATCACGGCCATCCGCGCCGTTCTCTCCAACAACGGCGACGTCGTCGCGGAGGGCCGCAGCGATGCGGTGCTCGGAAATCCGGTCACGGCGGTGGCGTGGCTGGCGCGCAAGGTGGAGAGCTTCGGGGTGCGGTTGAAGGCTGGTGACATCGTGCTTCCGGGGTCGTGCACGCGTGCGATAGATGCACCCCCGGGCAGCAATTTCGTCGCGGACTTCGCCGGGTTAGGTTCAGTCCGCCTGAGTTTCGAGTAGTAGGGAAATCACCATGCCGCAGAAATCTTCTGTCGCGATCGTCGGGTCCGGAAACATCAGCACCGACCTGCTGTACAAACTGTTGCGCTCGGAGTGGCTCGAGCCGCGCTGGATGATCGGCATCGATCCCGCGAGCGAAGGCCTCGCCCGTGCACGCAAACTCGGCCTGGAGACGTCGCATGAGGGTGTCGACTGGCTGCTGGCCCAGAGCGAAAAGCCGGACCTTGTCTTCGAGGCCACCAGCGCCTATGTGCACCGTGACGCCGCGCCGCGATACGCCGAGGCCGGTATCCGCGCCATCGACCTGACCCCCGCAGCCGTCGGGCCCGGCGTCATCCCGCCCGCCAATCTGCGCGCCCACCTCGATGCGCCGAACGTCAACATGGTCACCTGCGGCGGTCAGGCCACCATCCCGATGGTGTACGCCGTGTCGCGCGTCGTGGATGTGCCCTACGCCGAGATCGTGGCATCGGTGGCGTCGGCGTCGGCGGGTCCCGGAACGCGAGCCAACATCGATGAGTTCACCAAGACCACCAGTGCGGGCGTGGAGGTCATCGGCGGCGCCAAGCGGGGCAAGGCGATCATCATCCTGAATCCCGCCGATCCGCCGATGATCATGCGCGACACGATTTTCTGCGCGATCCCCGAGGACGCCGATCACGACGCGATCACCCAGTCGATCAAGGACGTAGTAGCCGAGGTTCAGACCTACGTACCCGGCTATCGCCTGCTCAACGAGCCACAATTCGACGAACCGTCGATCGTCAACGGTGGAAACCACGTCGTCACCACATTCGTGGAAGTGGAGGGTGCGGGCGACTACCTGCCGCCCTACGCTGGAAACCTGGACATCATGACAGCCGCGGCCACCAAGGTCGGCGAGGAGATCGCAAAGGAAAGCCTTTCCGCGACTGCCGGAGGAGGCCAAGCATGACAAGCGAGAAGCGCAGCGGATCGCGCATCAGCGGAGTCGACGAGATCTACTTCAACCCGATGTGGGACATCCGAATGACGGACACGTCCCTGCGCGACGGCAGCCATCACAAGCGGCATCAGTTCACCAAGGACGAAGTGGGGGCCATCGTCGCGGCGCTGGACAGCGCGGGTGTGCCGGTCATCGAGGTCACCCACGGTGACGGGCTCGGCGGGTCCAGCTTCAACTACGGGTTCTCCAAGACCCCCGAGCAAGAGCTCATCAAGCTCGCCGCCGAGACGGCCAAGGAATCCAAGATCGCCTTCCTCATGCTGCCCGGCGTAGGCACCAAGGAGGACATCAAGGAGGCGCAGAACAACGGCGGTTCGATCTGCCGGATCGCCACCCACTGCACCGAGGCCGACGTGTCGATTCAGCACTTCGGCCTGGCTCGCGAACTCGGTCTGGAGACCGTCGGCTTCCTGATGATGAGCCACACCATCCCGCCGGAGAAGCTCGCCGCACAGGCCCGCATCATGGCCGACGCCGGCTGCCAGTGCGTCTACGTCGTCGACTCCGCCGGTGCGCTGGTGCTCGAGGGTGTCGCCGACCGGGTGTCGGCGCTCGTGGCTGAACTCGGCGACGACGCGCAGGTCGGCTTCCACGGCCACGAGAACCTGGGCCTCGGCGTCGCCAACTCCATCGAGGCGGTGCGGGCGGGTGCCAAGCAGATCGACGGGTCGTGCCGCCGGTTCGGCGCCGGTGCGGGCAATGCGCCGGTCGAGGCGCTGATCGGCGTGTTCGACAAGATCGGCGTCAAGACCGGCATCGACTTCTTCGACATCGCCGACGCCGCCGAAGAGGTTGTCGCACCCGCGATGCCGGCCGAGTGCCTGCTCGATCGCAACGCGCTGATCATGGGCTACTCCGGGGTGTACTCGAGCTTCCTCAAGCACGCCATCCGCCAGTCCGAACGCTACGGCGTTCCCGCGCATCAGCTGCTGCACCGCGCAGGTCAGCGCAAGCTGATCGGCGGGCAGGAGGACCAGCTGATCGACATCGCGCTGGAGATCAAGCGCGAACAAGAAGCAACTGTCACATAACCGCGAACGTGCGTTACCGACACGCCAAACCGCACTTTGTCGTGCGGGTAACCCACGTTCGGCGGTGATTTCATGACGACCCGTGAGGCCGCACAGGCGCTTCTCGAACAGTTGGCGGGACCGGCCGCCGTCCTGCGCGACGACCAATGGACGGCTATCGAGGCGCTGGTCGTCGGGCGGCGCCGCGCACTCGTCGTACAGCGCACCGGCTGGGGTAAGTCGGCGGTCTATTTCATCGCCGCCAAACTGCTACGGGAAGCCGGCCGCGGCCCGACGGTGATCGTGTCGCCACTGCTGGCGTTGATGCGAAACCAGGTGGCCGCCGCCGAGCGGGCCGGAGTGCACGCCGCCACCATCAACTCGAGCAACGTCGCCGATTGGGACGAGATCAACGAACGTGTGCACCGGCGCGAGCTCGACGTCCTGCTGGTGAGCCCGGAACGGTTGAACAATCCCGACTTTCGTGATCACGTGCTCCCCGCACTGGCCCACGACGCCGGTCTCGTCGTGGTCGACGAAGCGCACTGCGTGTCGGACTGGGGTCACGACTTCCGGCCCGACTACCGACGTATCCGCACGCTCGTCGGTGAACTCGGTACCGACGTCCCGGTGCTGGCCACCACGGCGACTGCCAACGACAGGGTCGTCGACGACGTCGCCGCCCAACTGGGTGTCGGCGGCCGGGACACGCTGGTGCTGCGCGGCGGGCTGGACCGCGAATCACTGCGGCTGTCGGTGGTCAAAGCCGGCAACCCGGCACAGCGGGCGGCTTGGCTTGCGGCACATATCGATTCGTTGCCCGGCTCCGGGATCGTCTACACGCTCACCGTTGCCCAGGCTCACGATGTCGCGTCGCTGTTGCGTGAGCAGGGCCACGAGGTGGCGGCCTACACGGGCGCCACCGAAGCGGCCGAACGAGAGCAGCTCGAGGCGGACCTGCTGGCCAACAAGGTCAAGGCGCTGGTCGCCACGTCGGCACTGGGCATGGGGTTCGACAAACCCGACCTCGGCTTCGTCGTGCACCTCGGTGCCCCGTCCTCTCCGATCGCCTACTACCAGCAGGTCGGCCGCGCCGGGCGCGCCACCGAGAGCGCACAGGTGATCCTGCTGCCCGGTAACGAGGACCAAGACGTCTGGCGCTACTTCGCATCGGTGGCATTCCCCTCGGAATCCATGGTGCGCAACGTGATCGGTGCACTGGACGCCGAACGGCCGCAGTCGACCCCGGCGCTCGAACCGCTCGTCGACCTCGGACGGTCCCGGCTGGAGATGGTGTTGAAAGTACTCGACGTCGACGGCGCGGTGCGGCGGGTCAAAGGTGGCTGGGTCGGTACCGGCGCGGCATGGGAGTACGACGAGCCGCGGTACCGGAAACTCGACGAGGCCCGCAAGCGGGAACAGCAGGCGATGCTCGACTACCAGGCCACCAACGGTTGCCGGATGGCGTTTCTGCGTAGCCAACTCGACGATCCTTCACTCACACCGGGCGAGCGCTGCGGGCGCTGCGACAACTGCACGGGCGAACACGTCAGCGCCGATGTCGATTCGGGCACGACCGAACAGACCAGGCAACGGCTCATGCGACCCGGTGTGGAGATCGCACCCCGCAAGCAGTGGCCGTCGGGATTGGCGAAGCTCGGCGTCGAGCTGAGCGGCAAGATCGCGGACGGCCCGGCGTCCGGACGCGCCATCGGCAGGCTGACCGATCTGGGCTGGGGTGCTCGGCTGCGGCGCGTGCTCGACGAACCCGACGGTGAGGTGACCGAGGATCTGGTCGCCGCCGCGGTGAAGGTGCTGGCGTCCTGGGATTGGGCCGAGCGGCCGACGGCGGTCATGGCGCTCGATTCCGACCGCCACCCGCTGCTGATCTCGTCGCTGAGCCGCGCGCTGGCCCGCCTGGGCAGGCTGACCGACCTCGGGACGCTGCGATACTCGCCGACGCGGCGGGCAGTGACCGCGGCGAACTCGGCCTATCGCGTCGCTGCGCTCGATGGGGCGTGGACGGCGCCCGATCGCGATCTCGTCGCATCCGCGGGCGGTCCGGTGTTGCTCGTCGACGACGTGGCCGACAGCGGGTGGACCCTGACGATGGCCGCCAGGGTGGTGCGGGCGGCCGGCGCGCCCGACGTGCTTCCGTTCGCGCTGGCCAGCACCAGCTGACGCCCGGTCAACTACCCGACACGTACCGCCATTACCGTCGGCGGGTGCCGATGCTGGTGCCACGCCCTTGGCCAAAACGCCGCATTGAACAGGAATTTGTTTAAGCCCGCACCGACATCGGTTACGCCATGAACAGCGACCGAGTGGTCGCACACTGAAAGGGTGATTCGATGAAGATGTCCGAGAAGACCGTGCGACGCGGCCTGTACGGCATGTTCGCCGGGGGTCTACTTGCTTTTGGTTCCGCTGCGATCGTGATGCCGGTGGTGAATGCCGAGCCCGCTCCGGGACCGGGTATGGAACCGAAGAACTGCAGCGTCAGCGCGATCGCCGACACCTCGCGCACGGTGTCGGAGTCCACGAGCACGTATCTGGCCGGTAACCCCGAGGCCAACGATGCGCTGACCAACATCGTGGAGCAGTCGCCCGCCGACGTTACGCAGGCGTTCCGTACATACTTCGCGGAGAATCCGCAGGTCCAGACCGAGCTGAAGACGATCAACCAGCCGGCCATCGACCTGGCGAGCCAGTGTGGCGTCGAGGTGACGCCCACCCCGATCACAGAGGCGCTGACTGACCTCTAATTGATTTCCCACCACTCACCGCGCCAGTACTCCACGCTGGCGCGGTGAGTGCTTTTCGGCGGCGGTGGGGCGTGACGCCGTTTCATATATGGAACGGGTCGGTCGATATATTGACTGCCGCGCGAATGCGCCCTAGCTTCAGGAGATGTTCTCGCAGCCGTGGCTCGACGCAATCGCCGAGGCGGAAAGCCTCGTTGCCGCCGCCCCGTTCGTCGAATCCGAAGCCGACCTGCTGGAGGGTCTGCAGTACCTGGCGGGTTGCATCTCGGGGTGCACGCATCTGGCGTTCGATCACGACCGCGACCATCCGTTCATGCAGTCCGGCACCGGGCCGTTCACGAAGATGGCGCTGGACAACCCGGACGCGATGTACTTCGGCACCTGGGTGCAGCCCGGTCATGAGTACGTCGTCACCGGCCGCCGGGGTACCACCACCGACCTCTGCTTCCAGCTGCTCGGTGGTGAGTACACCGACGACAACGTGCCGCCGAGCCAGCTGGCCTTCGACGACCGCGAACTCGATATCGACGCCGACGGAAACTACGAGTGGCGGATCGCCCCCACGAGTCCCTCGCAATTGTTGGTTCGCGAGGTCTACAACGACTGGTCAGCGCAGCGCGGCTACCTCAGTATCGCGCGCACCGACACTGCGGGGGGGTCCCCGCCGCCGCTGACCAGGGCGCTGATCGAAAAGCGCTATGCCTGCGCGGGTCAGCAGCTGGTGCAGCGTGTGAAGACGTGGCTGCAGTTCCCGCAGTGGTTCTACCACACGCTGCCGGTCAACACGATGAGCGCGCCACGGCTCACGCCCGGTGGTCTGGCGACGCAGTATTCGTCGGTCGGCCACTTCGACCTGACGCCGGATCAGGCGATGATCATCACGCTGCCTGTCACCGACGCGCCGTACCTCGGCTTCCAGCTGGGCAGCCTCTGGTACATCTCGCTGGATTACATCAATCACCAGACATCGCTCAACGGCACTCAGGCGCAGGAGGATCCGGACGACAAGATCCGGTACGTGGTCTCGGATGCGAATCCGGGTGTGACGAACTGGGTGGAGGCCTTGGGGCACCGCAAGGGGTACCTGCAGTTCCGCTGGCAGCGGCTCTCCCGTGAGCTCACCGAGGCCGACGGCCCGACTGTCGAGGTGGTCGACATCGACAAGGTCGCTTCCGCGCTGCCGTACTACGAGTTCAACAAGATTTCAGATGAGGACTGGCGAGCGCGGATTTCACTGCGTCAGAAGCAGATCGGCAACAGGATGGTGGCTTAGCGCTGGGGCTTCACCCCGCCAAGCTGGGAGCTGACCGCATCAGCGGTCTTGACCAGTGCGCGCGCACGCTCGACGATCTCATTGTCTGTCAACGCTTTTCCGATATGCATCGACGCCACCATCACCTGCCGCTGATAGTGGTCGTAGACGGGTGCGGAGATCACGCTGATGTCATGGCGCTTCCGCGTCGCGGAGCCGTTCTCGTCACGCAGATAAACCCGTTCGCCGATGTCGGACACCAATTCGCCCAGCAAGGCGCGCAACTCGTCGGGCAGGGTGCTCGACATCCCGGCCATCAAGGAATACAGTCGCCGCCCGCCGGGGGTCAGCCGCTCGACCAGATATCCGTCGTCGCGGCACCTGTCGATCACGCGGTTGAGCCGGTCCGAGTGCGTGCGCAGCGGGATCGTCGGTTCCTTGGCGAGCCAATTGCGTTCAGCTTCCTCGTCCCAGAGCACGAACATCAACC
It encodes the following:
- a CDS encoding MaoC family dehydratase → MPINLDEALGAELPPNEFSWSSSDIQLYHLGLGAGSDPMDPRELRYLTDDTPQVLPTFGNVAATFHDTKPPAVKFPGIDIELSRVLHASEAVSAPGPIPPSGTGIAVTRFTDIWDKGKAAVIWSETTVSAPDGTVLWKQKRSIFARGEGGFGGERGPSTSSEPPQRDPDFELSIATSPQQALLYRMCGDRNPLHSDPEFAAAAGFPRPILHGLCTYGMTCKAMVDALLDGDTARLGSYGARFAGVVFPGETLKASIWKEGDGFAAVVTAPERDNAVALAGVEFVPA
- the fadE29 gene encoding acyl-CoA dehydrogenase FadE29 produces the protein MYIELTPEQRQLQAELRQYFSNLISSEEYKEMESDRHGKAYRAVIKRMGSDGKLGVGWPKEFGGLGFGPIEQSIFVNEAHRADVPLPAVTLQTVGPTLQQYGTELQKKKFLPGILAGEIHFAIGYTEPEAGTDLASLRTTAIKQGDEYIVNGQKVFTTGGHDADYVWLACRTDPEAAKHKGISMLIVDTKDPGYSWTPMILSDGAHHTNATYYNDVRVPAEMLVGEENGGWRLITTQLNNERVMLGPAGRFASLYDRVHTWASKPGSNGDTPLDHDDVKRSLGELKAMWRINELLNWQVAASGETIDVADAAATKVFGTERIQYAGRLAEEIVGKYGNPADADTAELLEWLDSQTKRNLVITFGGGVNEVMREMIAAAGLKVPRVPR
- a CDS encoding MaoC family dehydratase; translated protein: MSAPGSDVAAGAAPEIEVGTKLPELSLYGDPTFIVSTAIATRDYQDVHHDRDKAQAKGSKDIFVNILTDTGLVQRYITDWAGPNAIIKTIGLRLGVPWYAYDTVTFSGEVTAVEDGVVSLKVTGSNSLGDHVIATATLSFGGNA
- a CDS encoding bifunctional MaoC family dehydratase N-terminal/OB-fold nucleic acid binding domain-containing protein, whose protein sequence is MSVSDIQAAAEKVKAEGKSKPRTGRHPVNQPMIDHWLDAMGDQNPIYVDDAAAKAAGHPGTVAPPAMIQVWTMMGLGGNRPDDDPLGKILGLFDDAGYIGVVATNCEQTYHRYLRPGEEVSVSAELTDVVGPKRTALGEGFFITQKISWTVGDDVEEPVAEMMWRIMKFRPAEQDAASAAASVPDDLDADQMMRPASSRDTKFFWDGVNAHELRIQKRGDGSLQHPPVPALWQAADHVPDTPTDYVVASGKGTVFSFVVHHAPKVPGRTLPFVIALVELEEGVRMLGELRNVDPSTVKIGMPVRAMYIDFPEGDSGPAWTNYAWEPAE
- a CDS encoding lipid-transfer protein, with the protein product MPGPLSGKAAIVGIGATDFSKNSGRSELRLASEAVLDALEDAGLTPADVDGMVTFTMDSNTEVSIARATGIGELKFFSKIHHGGGAACATVQQAAIAVATGVADCVVAYRAFNERSGMRFGQVQMRLVENADSTGVDNSFSYPHGLSTPAAQVAMIAQRYMHYSGATSKDFGAVSVADRKHAAKNPKAYFYEKPITIEDHQNSRWIAEPLRLLDCCQETDGGVALVITSAERAKDLKHRPAVIEAASQGSSPDQYSMTSYYRSELGLPEMGLVGRQLWEQSGLKPTDIQTAILYDHFTPFTLIQLEELGFCAPGEAKDYIADGAIEIGGRLPINTHGGQLGEAYIHGMNGIAEGVRQLRGTSVNPVPDVEHVLVTAGTGVPTSGLILG